Genomic window (Acidobacteriota bacterium):
GGGTCACCGAGAAGCTCGCGGCCATGCTCAAGAAGTACCACCCGCTCTACGTCAACGTGCATTTCAACCACCCCGACGAGATCACGCCGGAATCGTCCCGGGCCCTGGGCCTGCTGGCCGATGCCGGCATCCCGCTGGGGAACCAGACCGTGCTGCTCAAGGGCGTCAACGACGACCCTCTGGTGATGCGCCGGCTCATGCAGAAGCTGCTGTCCGTGCGGGTCCGGCCCTACTACATTTACCAGGCTGACTACGTCTCGGGGACCGAGCACCTGCGGACGAGCGTCGAGAAGGGACTCGAGGTCATGGAGAACCTGCGCGGCTGGACCTCCGGATTGGCCGTGCCCTACTACTGCATCGACGCGCCTGGAGGCGGCGGCAAGATCCCGCTCCTGCCGAAATACCTGCAGTCCATCACCGACGAGCAGGTCGTCCTGCGCAATTACGCCGGCGAGTTGTTCGTCTATCCGCAGGTGAAGACCAAGCCGAAGCGCCGGCCCCGGCCGGCCGTCGCCCCCTGCTACAGCTTCGAAGGCGGCCCCCCGATGCCATGATGGGGGACCAATAAGAGCGGACCGAACCTTCGCAAAGAGGGGACCAGGTCTTCGTAAAAATCCGCTGCGGCCCGCTCCTGCCGCGATCCGTACTGGCCGCCGCGGGGTGAACCGCCCGCCGCAGTCAGCCCCGGCCGGGGCCGTCCAGGTTCGCCCCTTCTTATCTCAGCGATTCCAGGTACTTGCCCAGGCCGGCCGCTTTCACGATGGCCAGCGTCTCCTCGCCGCCGAGGCCCCGCTTCTCCTTGAGCGACTCGAGGATGCGGATGATCGAGAAGGCCACCTCGGCCGTCTGTCCCCCCTCCGCCTGCCGGTCCTTGAGATAGGAGATGGCGTCATACAGGACGGCGTTGGCTTCGCCATAGCTGACGGGGTCCCGAGAGCCATGGGCCGCGACCCACTTCGGCGTGCCGAGGATGTCGTTGACGTGCGACTGGATGAGGTAGGTGGCCCGGCCGATGAGCTTGAGGTTGCTCGGGCTGACGTTGGTCATGGTGTTCCCGACGACCTTGCCCAGCTTGGCCATGACCGCGGTCGAGTGGGCGTTGAGAAGCATCTTGGCCGCCATCTGCTGGCGCAGGCCGAAAGGATCGGCTTCGGCCCGGACGGACACCGGCACCGCCACGAGCCGGCCGGCCGCGCCCGCCCAGCGTCGCCGGACCCGCTCGGCGAGCTCCGGGAACTCCTTCGCCGGCCGGGCGGAGAGGATGATGACGCCGGCGTCGGCGCCCCCCGCCGCGGCCAGCCGCAGGACCTTGACGAACGAGGACCCGGGATCGTCGAAGGCCCGGTCCTCCGGGGTCATGGCGACGAGGACGCACAGATCGCCCTTCTTCGGCCCCCGGCCCTCCGTGTTCGCGTCGGACAGCGAGAAGTCGTAGAGCCCGGCCTGATCGTCGCCCGCCTTCTTCAGGCTCTCGAGGGCCGCCCGCCGCAGGTACGGGTCCGCGACCTCTGTCTCGAACGGCTGCCGGTAGATCTCCGCCTTCAGGCCCCGGAAGGGGCGGCCCAGGAAGGCGCGCCAGGCCTCCGCCGGGGTCGCGGCCTTCGTCCAGACCTGGATCCAGCACTTCCTCTTCGGCTCCCGGACCGTGTCCAGCGGCGCCAGCCGGAAGGTCGGGCTCCGCTCGGTGCTGTCGATGAACACGGTGATCAGGCCGCGCTCGGCGTAATAGGTCGAGAAACGCCCGCCGGCGTAGGCGGCCGCCTCGAGATCGGTCAGGGCGGCCAGCTCCGGCAGCGCCGCCCGGGCCCCGGCCAGTACGCCGCTGAAATCGGCCAGCCTGGCCGCGACGCTCGTCCCGCCCCGGGACCGGCCGCCGGCGAAGCCGAGCTTCTCCATGTCCCGCGGGCCGAGGACGGGCGCCAGGACGCGCTCCACCGCCGTTTCGACGATGGCCGCCACGACGTACGTTTCGATCGTCGTGGCCTGCATCCGCGTCGAACCGGTGATGGCCTGCGGCCCGGTCGTCAGGTTGATCTTGGTGATGCCCGGCTCGGTCAGGACGCTCCGGCTGCGGTCGAAGGGCATCAGCCGCTCGTCGGGGTTGTTGTAGACGAAGTAGAGCTTCTTGCGGCTCTCGGCGGGATCGTACCCGGGTTCCGCCTTCCACTCGTCGAGCGCGGCCAGCACGGTCCCGATGACCGATGAAGTCTCCCCGCCTTCGGTGACGCAGATGACAACGTCGCCCTTGGCCACGCCCCGGTCATGGAGCTGGAGCCGCCCGATGAGCTGCAGGTCCTCGAAGCCCTCGAGCGAGCTGATGAGGGCCCGGTCCGCGCCGGTCATCTCGCCGACGAGGCCGGCCTCGATCCCGTCTTTCGCCGGGAGGCGTCCGGCCGCCTTCTTCCAGATCCGGGCGTCGGCCTTGACCGCGCGCCAGAAGGGGCGCCAGAAGGCGCTCTCCATCTGCTTGGCCAGCCGCCCCGTCGCGCCGCAGCCGTAGATGTAGATCTTCCGGCCGCCGAGGATGGCCGTCTCGACCGCCCGGGCCGCCTGTTCAAGCGCCTCGGGCGCCGCGGCCAGCTCCTCCAGCCTGGCCAGGACGTCGTCGTCGACCGACGAGAGCATGCGCAGCCCGGCCTGGGTGTCCTCGCGGACCCGTTCCCCGAGGTACCAGGTTTTTGGATGCCGCTGCTCGGTCAGAAGGGTGTGCAGCTGGAACTGGGTCTTGTTCTGGACATAATCGACGGACTCGGCCGACGGCTCGATCCCCAGCAGCTTGAGCAGCCCGCCCGGGGGCGCGCCCGCCGCCTGCCGGTCCTGCCCTGCGCCTGCCGCCAGCCCGCCGCCCAGCAGGACCGCCGCGGCCGCCGCCAGCCAGAAGCTCCTCTTGGCCCGGGCGGACATCGGCCTCAGTCCTTCCCGTACTGGCGCTCGTCGTCGAGGATGTCGCGGGCCTGCCAATCCCGGATCCAGTCCTCGACGCTGAAGACCTGGGCCCCGCCCCCGGCCGCCGAGCAGACGACCCGGCCGAGGCCGCAGTTGACGATCATCTTCTTGCAGATGAAGCAGGGGAGGGCGTTGATCGGCTTCTCGCCCTCCGGCTCGCTGCCGTAGATGTACATGTCCCCTCCGAGCAGGCTGACCCCGGCCCGGGCCGCGTTGATGATGGCGTTCTGCTCGGCGTGAACGCTGCGGCAGAGCTCGTAGCGCTGGCCGTGGGGGATGGCCAGCCGGTCCCGCAGGCAGAAGCCGTGCTCGAGGCTGTCCTTGGTCTTCCGGGGCGCGCCGACGTAGCCCGTCGAGATGATCTGGTCGTCCCGGACGATGATGGCCCCGATGGACCGCCGGAAACACGTGCTCCGGCGCGAGACCTCCTTGGCGATGCCCAGGTAATACTGGTCCTTGGACGTTCTCTGCGGCCTCATGCGACCTCCTCGAGCTTGCGCTGGAATTCTGCCAGGGTCCCGTCGTTGACGATCAGGCGGTCGGCCGCCGCCAGGCAGGCCTCGAGCTGCTGGGCCCCGGCCCCGCCGGCCCGCTCCTGGCCCTCTTTCTTCCGGAAGGTCTCGAGATCGCCGGCCGATTCGTCCCGGCCCCGGCGCGCCGCCCGGGCGAACCGCAGCTCGATCGGCGCGTCGATGGCCAGCAGGAGGAAGCCCTCCTGGCGCCGGAGGAACTCGATCTCGCGCAGGTTGCGGATGCTGTCGATGACCGCCCGCTCGCCAGGACCGATCTTGGCCATCGTCCGCCGGGCCAGGACGTCGGGGCCGAAGCTGCGCCGCAGATCGTTGCCGGTCCGGATGAGGTTGTCCCGGCTGGCCGGCTCGCCCCGCCGCGCCAGCTCCTCCCGGATGACGTCGGACAGGGAGTGATAGGCGTAGCCCCTGGTCCCGAAATAGGCAGCGGCCTCGCCCTTGCCGGCCCCGTTCGTGCCCGTCAATCCGATCAGCCGCGGCGGCACGGTCATTTTCTGAAAATCCTCGGCAGGGCCCGGACGTAATTCCCGAGCGGCGCGGTGGCCGCGATGCGCCGCCACTCCTTGCGCAGGCCCAGGACGGCCCGCAGCCGGCTCCCGAGGCCCTGGCCATGGAAGGCGGCGATGGCCTTCTCGATGACGCCTTCGAGGCTCCGGTCGTAGGGGAACCACCAGGTCTGCGATCTCTTGCGGAAGAAGTCCATGTCGACGTACTTGATGTCGACGAGCCCGAGCAGGCCGAAGGGGCCATGCGACCGGCCCATGCCGGTCTGCTTGATGCCGCCCCAGATCGCCCGCGGCTCGACGAACGAGTACATGTGGTCGTTGACGGTGACCGACCCGGCCTCCAGGCGCTCGGCGAACCAGGCCGCCCGCTTCCGGTCGCGGGTCCAGACCGAGGCGGTCAGGCCGTAGTCGCTGTCGTTGGCCAGGGCGACGGCCTCGTCGTCGCCGTCGTAGGCCATGATCGGCAGCGTCGGGCCGAACGTTTCCTCGGTCATGCAGCGCATCGTATGATCGACGCCCGTGAGCACGGTCGGCTCGATGAAGTAGCCGGGCAGGCCGGCGACGCGGCCGCCCCCGACCGGGACCGCCGCGCCCCTGGCCCGCGCGTCGGCGATGTGCTCCTCGACGACCGCGAGCTGCCCGGCGTTGGCCATCGGCCCCATGTCGACGCCGGGCTCGAGGGGATCCCCGACCCGGACCTGACGGGCCAGCTCGACGACCCGGGCCGTGAACGCCCCGGCGATCTCCCGGGCGGCGTAGACCCGCTCGATCGACCCGCAGCTCTGGCCGCAGTTCATGAAGGCCGTCCAGACGGCCCCCCGGGCGGCCCGTTCGAGGTCGGCGTCCGGGCAGACGATCATCGGGTCCTTGCCGCCGAGCTCGAGGGCCGCGTTGGTCAGGTTCCGGCCGCAGAGCTCGAGCACCCGCCGGCCGACGCCGACGCTGCCCGTGAACTGGACGCTCCGGATGTCCGGGTGGACGATCATGGCCTCGGCTTCCGGCACGCGGCAGACCACGACGTTGAAAACGCCGGGCGGCAGGCCGGCCTCGACCAGGATCTCGCCGACGGCCAGGGCCGCGAGCGGGGTCGTCGTCGAGGGCCGGAGGACGACGGTGTTGCCCGCGGTCAGGGCGCTGAGCGTGTCGCAGAAGGGGATGAGGAAGGGGAAATTCCAGGGCGAGATGACGAGGGTCGGCCCCAGGGGGTCGAAGCGGAAGGCCGCGGCCTTGTTGAAGAACAGGGGGGTATGGTGGCCGGTCCGCCGCGACCGGAGCAGGCGCCCCTGGCCGCGGCCGTAATAATCGAGGGATTGGAGGGCGCCGAAAACCTCGACCGACAGGGACTCGGGATAGGGCGAGCCCTTTTCCATGGCGATCAGGCGCCCGATCCCGGGGGCCCGCCGGGCCAGGATGTTCTCGGCCCGCTTGAAAACGGCCCGCTTCTCCCGCGGATCGAGACGGCGCCAGGCCGGGCCGGCCTCTTTGGCGGCCCGGACGGCCCGCCCGCAGTCGTCCGGCGAGGCGACCGAGACCTCGCCCACGGGCTCGAGGGTGGCCGGGTTCACGGAGACGAGCTTGTCCGCGGTCTCGACGCGCTCGTTGCCGATGATCAGACGTCCGTCCATGGGGGCGTCCCTCAGCCGGCCTGCTCCGTCTCCTTCCGGCGGGCCTTGTCACGGCGGCGGCCCACCACCAGGGCGATCAGGATGCCGAGGCCGTACAGGAGGATCATCGGGACGGCCACGATGCTCTGGGTGATGGCGTCCGGCGTGGGCGTGATCACGGCGGCGAGGACGAAGGCGGCCAGGACGGCGTACTTGAAGTTGCGGACCATCCAGCGGGCCGTGACCAGGCCCATCTTGGCCAGGAAGTAGATGATCGTCGGCAGCTCGAAGACGGCGGCGATGCCGAGGAGGACCTTGAGAGCGAAGCCCAGATAGTCGTCGGCCTTGATGACCGGCTGGAAGTCCGAGCCGAGCTGAATGAAGAAGCGGCAGGCCCAGGGGAAGACGATGAAGTAGCCGAAGGCCGCGCCGAGCAGGAAGAAGACGGTCGTCATGAACACGAAGGGGATGACGTACTTCTTCTCTTTCTGGTAGAGCCCCGGCGCGACGAAGTACCAGATCTGGAGGAAAATGAACGGCGACATGATGAAGAGGGAGGCCAGGAAGCCGACCTTCATGTAGAGCATGAACGGCGCGGTCAGGCCCGTGTAGGCGAGCTTGGCGCCTTCGGGCAGATACCGGGTCACCGGCCGGGCCAGGATCTTGAAGATGTCCTTGGCGAAGATCCAGCCCGGGACGAACCCGAGGATCAGGGCCAGGATGGCGTAGAAGAGCCGCTTCCGGAGGTCCTCCAGATGCTCGAGGAAGGTCATCTCGTCAGGAGATTTTTTGCCCTTCCCCAGTCCCATGATCCTCGCTGCCCTTCTTGGTTTCTCCGCCCTTGTCCTTGGGGCTCTCGTCCGGGACGGCGGTCAGATCGTCCGCGAACGAGCGCACCCCGGACCGCAGGTCATCGACCCCGGACTGGATGTCCTTGCGGATGTCGTTGATCTCCGAGGCCTCGATCTCGTCGTTGATGCGGCCCTTGATCTCCTCCGAGGTCTTCTTGAACTCGCGCATGGCCTTGCCGACCGAGCGGCCGATCTCGGGGAGCTTCCTCGGGCCGAAAACGAGCAAGGCGATGACAAAGATGAGGAGGAGTTCCTCCGTTCCAAGGCTGCCGAACATGTTCGTCTCGCGGCGCTATTATAGCACGGCGCGGGGAGGCCGCCAAAGCCGGGCCCGCGCGGCTTTACACCGGCCGCGGCGGATGGTAAAATTAGCGGGACGTGAAGTCTATGAAAAAAGGCCTTGTCCCCCTGATCGTGGCGGGGCTCGTCCTGCTTTCGACGCCCTCGCACGACGAGGATCTCTGGGCCGCCGCCGGGAGCAAGGCCCGGGCCGTGGCCGGCCTCCTCGAGCAGAATTATTACCAGCCGCTCAACGAGGAGGCCCTGGCCGTGGCCTCGATCAAGGGGACGCTGGACACGCTCGATCCCCACTCCTACTTCCTCGACCCCTCGAGCTTCTCCCGAATGCGCGAGGACTATTCTGGCAAGTATTTCGGCGTCGGCCTGCAGATCCAGAAGCAGGGCGACAGCATCGTCGTCATCGCCCCGATCGAGGGCGGGCCGGCCTGGCGCCTGGGCCTGCTGCCCGGCGACGTCATCTCGCGCATCAACGGCGAGTCCACGGTGCCGATCTCGAGCTATGACGCCATGCAGAAGCTCCGCGGCGAGAAGGGCACCAAGGTCGACATCACCGTCGTCCGCGACGGAGTCGACAAGCCGCTCGAGCTGACCATCGTCCGAGAGGAGATCCCGCTCCTGAGCGTCCCCTACGCCTTCCTCCTCGACGGGGGCATCGGCTACGTCTACATCAGGAACTTCGGCGAGGAGACGCCGCGGGAGCTCGAGGAGGCCCTGCAGAAGCTCACGGCCCAGGGGATGAAGAGCCTCGTCCTCGACCTGCGCCTGGACACCGGCGGGGGCCTGGCCGCCTCGGTCGAGATCTCGGACCTGTTCCTTCCCCGGGGCGAGCTGATCGTGTCCATGAAGGGCCGCAATCCCTACTTCGACAAGGAGTTCCGGGCCTACGCCGACGGCCAGTACGAGAAGCTGCCCCTGGTCATCCTCATCGACCAGGGCACGGCCAGCGCCTCCGAGATCGTCAGCGGTGCGGTCATGGACCACGATCGGGGCCTCATCGTAGGCGAGGACTCCTGGGGCAAGGGCCTGGTCCAGCAGCTCTTCCCGCTGGCCCCGAACATGGCCGTGGCCCTGACCGTGGCCAAGTACCTGACCCCGAGCGGGCGGTCCATCCAGCGCGATTACAGCCATCTCGACGAATACCTGATGAGCAAGCGCGCCCCCGAGGCCAGCCGCGAGATCCGCTACACCGAGCACGGCCGCAAGGTCCTCGGGCAGGGCGGCATCACCCCCGACTACGCCGTCGATTCCCTGCTCAAGCCGGTCACGGGCCGGCTGCGCCTGAGCGGGATGTTCTTCGCCTACGCCCGGAAGCTCGTTCAGCACCAGACCGACCTCGGCCGGAAGCTGATGCTGCCGCAGGAAGCCCGGGCAGGCGAGCCCGTCTCGGCCGGCAAGATCCGGGTCGGCCAAGCCTTCGTCGTCACCGACGAGGTCGTGGCCGATTTCCGCAAGTACCTCGCCTCCCGCAAGGCGCAATACGACGCGGCGGCGTTCCGCGAGGCCGAGCCGGAGATCCGGCGGGAGATCGAGCGCGAGGTCACCGGGGCCATCTGGGGCGTCGACGCCGGGGTCAAGATCTCGCGGGAGAGCGATCCTGTCGTCCTCAAGGCCATCGAGGTCATGCCCGAAGCGACCCGGCTCCTCGACCGGGAATGACCGGCGCCGGCGGCCGCGCCGCCGGGCGCCGAAGGGGACGAGAAAGGAGACCGGTATGACCATCGCCCTCGCGTCCGACCACGCCGGCTACGAGCTCAAGGCCGGCATCGCCGAGTACCTGAAGGCCCGGGGCGTCGACTTCGTCGACTTCGGCTGCGGCCCGGGCGAAAAAGTGGATTACGTCGAGTACGGGTCGAAGGCCGCCCGGGCCGTCGTTTCCGGCCGATGCGACCGGGCCATCCTCGTCTGCGGCACCGGGCTCGGCATGGCCATCGTGGCTAACAAGTTCAAGGGCCTGCGGGCCACCCCGTGCGGCATCGAATACGCCGCCGAGGTCAGCCGCTCCCATAACGACTCGAACTGCCTGGCCCTGGGCGGCCGCACCCAGACCCTTGAGCTGGCCACCCGCCTGGTGCGGATCTGGCTCGAAACGCCCTTCGAGGCCGGCCGGCACGCCCGGCGGGTCCAGATGATCAGCGACCTAGAGACCGCAAATTTCAAATAAGGACAGGTGACATGCCGACTTTCGCCGAAAAAGCCCAGGACCTGGCCGCCCGGACCGAGCGGAACAGCGCCTGGCGCCAGCAGGACTGCTTCAACCTCATCCCTTCCGAGGCCACGCCCTCGCTCCTGGTCAAGATGTTCGAGATCGCCGACCCGGCCGGCCGCTACGCCGAGCACCGGACGATGAAGGGCGAGGAGGTTTATTTCTACCAGGGCACGGACTTCATCCGCGACATCGAGATCGAGTGCCAGCGCGAGATGGCGGCCTTTTTCGGCTGCACCGACATCGAGCTCCGGCCGATCAGCGGCCAGATGGCCAACGAGTGCGTCTTCAAGGGCCTGGTCAAGTTCATCAACCGCGGCCGGGCCGCGGGCCAGCTCTCGCGGCGCATCCGGCTGGTCTTCAACAACGAGCTCATCTACGGCGGGCACCTCAGCGCCCAGCCGATGGGGGCGCTGTTCAATTACGTCGAGGAAGACCCGGCGACGGGCAAGGAGCGGATCGTCAACCTGCCCGTCCGCAAGGACAATCCCTACAAGCCCGACCCCGAGGCCCTCGGCCGCCTCCTCGAGGCGCACAGGCCCGAGCTCATCGTCTTCGGCAAGAGCATGTTCCTCTACCGCGAGCCGGTCAAGTTCGCGGCCGACATCGTCAGGGACTGGAAGGACCGCCCCGTCCTGATGTTCGACATGGCCCACGTCCTGGGCCTCTACGGCGCTTTCCAGGCTCCCTTCGAGGAAGGCGCCGACCTCGTCACCGGCAGCACGCACAAGACCTTCTTCGGGACGCAGCGCGGCGTCGTCGCCGGCAACATCGTCAAGGGCTCGACGTTCCGGCCGCTCTGGACCGAGATCAAGGGCCGGGCCTTCCCTGGATCGACCAGCAACCACCATCTGGGGACTCTGCTCGGCCTGCTGATGGCCGCCCACGAGATGAACGCCTTCAAGGCGCCCTTCCAGGCCCAGGTCCGGGCCAACGCCAAGGCCCTGGCCAGGGCCCTGCACGCCCACGGCATCCCGGTCGAGGGCGACCCGGCCGACGGCTACACCGAGACCCACCAGGTCATCATCCGGGTCAAGGCCTTCGGGCCGGGCATGGCCATCGCCCGGCGCCTGGAGACCAACAACGTCCTGACCAACTACCAGGCCTTGCCCGACGACGCCACCTTCCTCGAATCGAGCGGCATCCGCCTGGGCGTCCAGGAGATGACCCGGTTCGGCATGGTCGAGAAGGACTTCGACGCGCTCGCCGGCCTGATGGCCGATATCATCATCCGCGGAAAGACCGCCGGCCCGGAGGTGGCCAAGTACCGGAAGAACTTCCTGAAGATGGGCTTCACCCTCCCGCCGGCCGAGGCCCTGCCCCTGGCGGCCCGGATCCTGGCCGCCTCGATCCCCGATCCCGGCTACGCGGCCGCGTTCGTCGAGAACCTGCGCCGGGTCACGGGGGCCTGAACGTGAAGATCCTGATCGTCGGGTCCGGCGGCCGCGAGCATGCCCTGGCCTGGCGGATCGCGAAGAGCCCGCGGGTCGAAAAGATCTACTGCGCCCCGGGCAACGGCGGGACGCGGCTCGTGGCCGAGAACGTGCCGCTGGCCGAGACCGACATCGCCGGGCTGGCCGATTTCGCCGGGCGGGAGAAGATCGGCCTGACCGTGGTCGGCCCCGAGATCCCGCTGGCCCTGGGCCTGGCCGACGAGTTCGAGAGGCGGGGCCTGCGCGTCTTCGGCCCGTCGAAGAAGGCGGCCGAGATCGAGGGCAGCAAGGTCTTCGCCAAGGAGTTCATGGGCCGCCACCGCATCCCGACCGGCCGGTTCCGGGTCACCGACGATTTCGAGCAGGCCCGCAAGATCCTGGCCTCGGGCGAGTTCGGCTTTCCCGTCGTCCTCAAGGCCGACGGCCTCGCGGCGGGCAAGGGGGTCGTCGTCTGCGCCACGCAGCAGAAGGCCGAGGAGACGGCCGGCGAGATGCTGGTCCGGAAGAAGTTCGGCACGGCCGGCCGCCGCATCGTCATCGAGGAATTCCTCCGCGGCCGCGAGGTCTCGTTCATCGTCATAACCGACGGCCTGCGGGTCCAGCCCCTGGTGACGGCCATGGACCACAAGGCCGCCTACGACGGCGACAAGGGCCCGAACACCGGCGGCATGGGGGCCATCTCGCCCTCGCCGCTCATGACCGAGAAGCTCTTCGACGAGATCATGTCCACCGTGATCATGCCGGCCGTCACCCGCCTGCTCGAGGAGGGGCGGAAGTTCAAGGGCGTCCTGTACGCCGGGCTGATGATCACCGCCGAGGGGCCGAAGGTGCTCGAGTTCAACGGCCGCTTCGGCGACCCCGAGACCCAGCCCCAGATGGTCCGGCTCGAAAGCGACCTGGTCGACCTGCTGGAGGCGGCCGTCGACGAGGACCTCCTGCGGACCGAGGTCCGCTGGTCGCCCCGGCCCGCGGGCTGCGTCGTCGTGGCCTCGGGCGGCTATCCCCTCCACTACGAGAAAGGCAAGATCATCTCCGGCCTGGCCGAGGCCGAGGCGGTTCCCGGCGTGACGGTCTTTCAGGCCGGGACGAAGTACGAGAACGGCCGCTGCGTGACGACAGGCGGCCGGGTCCTGAACGTCTGCGCTTCGGACGAGACCCTGGGCGGGGCCATG
Coding sequences:
- the tatC gene encoding twin-arginine translocase subunit TatC produces the protein MGLGKGKKSPDEMTFLEHLEDLRKRLFYAILALILGFVPGWIFAKDIFKILARPVTRYLPEGAKLAYTGLTAPFMLYMKVGFLASLFIMSPFIFLQIWYFVAPGLYQKEKKYVIPFVFMTTVFFLLGAAFGYFIVFPWACRFFIQLGSDFQPVIKADDYLGFALKVLLGIAAVFELPTIIYFLAKMGLVTARWMVRNFKYAVLAAFVLAAVITPTPDAITQSIVAVPMILLYGLGILIALVVGRRRDKARRKETEQAG
- a CDS encoding S41 family peptidase, with translation MKKGLVPLIVAGLVLLSTPSHDEDLWAAAGSKARAVAGLLEQNYYQPLNEEALAVASIKGTLDTLDPHSYFLDPSSFSRMREDYSGKYFGVGLQIQKQGDSIVVIAPIEGGPAWRLGLLPGDVISRINGESTVPISSYDAMQKLRGEKGTKVDITVVRDGVDKPLELTIVREEIPLLSVPYAFLLDGGIGYVYIRNFGEETPRELEEALQKLTAQGMKSLVLDLRLDTGGGLAASVEISDLFLPRGELIVSMKGRNPYFDKEFRAYADGQYEKLPLVILIDQGTASASEIVSGAVMDHDRGLIVGEDSWGKGLVQQLFPLAPNMAVALTVAKYLTPSGRSIQRDYSHLDEYLMSKRAPEASREIRYTEHGRKVLGQGGITPDYAVDSLLKPVTGRLRLSGMFFAYARKLVQHQTDLGRKLMLPQEARAGEPVSAGKIRVGQAFVVTDEVVADFRKYLASRKAQYDAAAFREAEPEIRREIEREVTGAIWGVDAGVKISRESDPVVLKAIEVMPEATRLLDRE
- a CDS encoding aldehyde dehydrogenase family protein, which encodes MDGRLIIGNERVETADKLVSVNPATLEPVGEVSVASPDDCGRAVRAAKEAGPAWRRLDPREKRAVFKRAENILARRAPGIGRLIAMEKGSPYPESLSVEVFGALQSLDYYGRGQGRLLRSRRTGHHTPLFFNKAAAFRFDPLGPTLVISPWNFPFLIPFCDTLSALTAGNTVVLRPSTTTPLAALAVGEILVEAGLPPGVFNVVVCRVPEAEAMIVHPDIRSVQFTGSVGVGRRVLELCGRNLTNAALELGGKDPMIVCPDADLERAARGAVWTAFMNCGQSCGSIERVYAAREIAGAFTARVVELARQVRVGDPLEPGVDMGPMANAGQLAVVEEHIADARARGAAVPVGGGRVAGLPGYFIEPTVLTGVDHTMRCMTEETFGPTLPIMAYDGDDEAVALANDSDYGLTASVWTRDRKRAAWFAERLEAGSVTVNDHMYSFVEPRAIWGGIKQTGMGRSHGPFGLLGLVDIKYVDMDFFRKRSQTWWFPYDRSLEGVIEKAIAAFHGQGLGSRLRAVLGLRKEWRRIAATAPLGNYVRALPRIFRK
- the tatB gene encoding Sec-independent protein translocase protein TatB; translation: MFGSLGTEELLLIFVIALLVFGPRKLPEIGRSVGKAMREFKKTSEEIKGRINDEIEASEINDIRKDIQSGVDDLRSGVRSFADDLTAVPDESPKDKGGETKKGSEDHGTGEGQKIS
- a CDS encoding AAA family ATPase; the encoded protein is MTVPPRLIGLTGTNGAGKGEAAAYFGTRGYAYHSLSDVIREELARRGEPASRDNLIRTGNDLRRSFGPDVLARRTMAKIGPGERAVIDSIRNLREIEFLRRQEGFLLLAIDAPIELRFARAARRGRDESAGDLETFRKKEGQERAGGAGAQQLEACLAAADRLIVNDGTLAEFQRKLEEVA
- a CDS encoding dCMP deaminase family protein, whose protein sequence is MRPQRTSKDQYYLGIAKEVSRRSTCFRRSIGAIIVRDDQIISTGYVGAPRKTKDSLEHGFCLRDRLAIPHGQRYELCRSVHAEQNAIINAARAGVSLLGGDMYIYGSEPEGEKPINALPCFICKKMIVNCGLGRVVCSAAGGGAQVFSVEDWIRDWQARDILDDERQYGKD
- the rpiB gene encoding ribose 5-phosphate isomerase B, which encodes MTIALASDHAGYELKAGIAEYLKARGVDFVDFGCGPGEKVDYVEYGSKAARAVVSGRCDRAILVCGTGLGMAIVANKFKGLRATPCGIEYAAEVSRSHNDSNCLALGGRTQTLELATRLVRIWLETPFEAGRHARRVQMISDLETANFK
- the purD gene encoding phosphoribosylamine--glycine ligase, encoding MKILIVGSGGREHALAWRIAKSPRVEKIYCAPGNGGTRLVAENVPLAETDIAGLADFAGREKIGLTVVGPEIPLALGLADEFERRGLRVFGPSKKAAEIEGSKVFAKEFMGRHRIPTGRFRVTDDFEQARKILASGEFGFPVVLKADGLAAGKGVVVCATQQKAEETAGEMLVRKKFGTAGRRIVIEEFLRGREVSFIVITDGLRVQPLVTAMDHKAAYDGDKGPNTGGMGAISPSPLMTEKLFDEIMSTVIMPAVTRLLEEGRKFKGVLYAGLMITAEGPKVLEFNGRFGDPETQPQMVRLESDLVDLLEAAVDEDLLRTEVRWSPRPAGCVVVASGGYPLHYEKGKIISGLAEAEAVPGVTVFQAGTKYENGRCVTTGGRVLNVCASDETLGGAMGRIYDACRRIYFEAMYYRRDIGAVKEERT